In Candidatus Krumholzibacteriia bacterium, a single genomic region encodes these proteins:
- a CDS encoding sigma-70 family RNA polymerase sigma factor translates to MEPARHDDLPTETLVLDAVSGSSRAREALYTRFLPVLQQWARGRIPLRARELLDTDDLVQEAAIGSLRNLASLRRHGGNGFLGYLKAAVSNRIRDEIRKVGRHPDVVEVQFDIPDKRPDPLHQLMTGQDLARYEHALGRLDPSARELVIARLEFHMSYNEIAIHSGKSSPDAARMATRRAVRRLAELLADDVSPRSPG, encoded by the coding sequence ATGGAACCTGCTCGCCACGACGACCTTCCGACCGAGACGCTCGTCCTGGATGCCGTCTCCGGCAGCTCGCGAGCCCGCGAAGCACTGTACACGCGGTTCCTTCCCGTGCTCCAGCAGTGGGCCCGAGGCCGGATCCCGCTCCGTGCCCGCGAGCTGCTCGACACCGACGACCTCGTCCAGGAGGCCGCGATCGGTTCGCTCCGCAACCTCGCGAGTCTTCGGCGCCACGGCGGCAATGGCTTTCTCGGCTATCTCAAGGCGGCCGTCTCGAACCGAATCCGCGACGAGATCCGCAAGGTGGGGCGGCATCCGGATGTGGTCGAGGTGCAGTTCGACATCCCGGACAAACGACCGGATCCCCTGCACCAACTGATGACGGGGCAGGACCTCGCGCGCTACGAGCATGCGCTCGGTCGACTCGACCCCTCGGCTCGCGAACTCGTCATCGCCCGACTCGAGTTCCACATGAGCTACAACGAAATCGCGATCCACAGCGGGAAGTCGTCTCCCGATGCAGCACGCATGGCGACCCGACGTGCGGTCCGGCGACTCGCGGAGCTGCTGGCCGATGACGTCTCGCCCCGATCCCCTGGATGA
- a CDS encoding protein kinase has translation MTSRPDPLDEWVGRLCDGDAIDWKRERDELTRDGRLDDDHLHLLEALRVLDRVRQSSAAAMPDGNDRLPFPLWGSLRLIRKLGHGARSEVYEARDELLDKTVALKLFRPELTEDALVRTRLLQEARDLARVQSRHVATVLGVQINLGRLGLWMEPVPGADLAALVERDGLFPEARAIRIGRQVAEALARMHAVGLLHCDVKAANVILHDEGHAVVVDFGEVRSIERALDLPEDRSGTLLYMSPHVLETGAWTPQDDLYSLGVLLFHLVTGRYPVEATSPEELLARHADGDRMGLDSCRTSISPALVEVVEACLDAPTPTPAQRTTADAIVGALRALDAEPNGEDPPEADGAPGTPSRRPPVLALLAIVVLAVSLGTVLIVGNDDRPAPSGADLRANASPYVVRYDFDDALDPLDHPDFEVAGFDPSIWDPDAFPGQLTLYTHQGDTWNEERSGMTARNIVSIAAPGDSFVVTTRLLHFWPRHNWQQAGLMIMADQRNYVRLGMVSSGRFVDGDRRQEQRLQTVFERDDEVLDTASYHLWLTTDADGVERQHRFADDGPVPQTWLRIVRRGDHWTVMFSDNGINYRTLKEREFPLHTPRIALYALHGIGEGRTLNLTWDPIPARFDFLDVRGVPRKASTAATSSRD, from the coding sequence ATGACGTCTCGCCCCGATCCCCTGGATGAATGGGTCGGTCGCCTGTGCGACGGCGACGCGATCGACTGGAAACGCGAGCGCGACGAGCTGACCCGTGACGGTCGGCTCGACGACGACCACCTGCACCTGCTCGAAGCGTTGCGGGTGCTCGACCGGGTGCGGCAGAGCAGTGCCGCCGCCATGCCCGACGGCAACGATCGGCTACCCTTCCCGCTCTGGGGCTCGTTGCGCTTGATCCGCAAGCTCGGGCACGGGGCACGCAGCGAGGTCTACGAGGCACGCGACGAGCTTCTCGACAAGACCGTCGCACTGAAGCTCTTCCGTCCGGAACTCACCGAGGACGCGCTCGTGCGCACGCGCCTCCTGCAAGAAGCCCGCGACCTCGCGCGCGTGCAGAGCCGCCACGTCGCGACCGTGCTCGGCGTGCAGATCAACCTGGGTCGGCTGGGATTGTGGATGGAGCCGGTCCCCGGTGCCGATCTCGCCGCGCTCGTCGAGCGCGACGGGCTCTTTCCCGAAGCGCGCGCGATCCGCATCGGCCGACAGGTCGCCGAAGCGCTCGCGCGCATGCACGCGGTGGGACTGCTGCACTGCGACGTCAAGGCCGCGAACGTGATCCTGCACGACGAGGGACACGCCGTGGTCGTCGACTTCGGCGAGGTGCGTTCGATCGAACGCGCGCTCGACCTTCCCGAGGACCGCTCTGGAACCCTGCTGTACATGTCGCCGCACGTGCTGGAGACGGGCGCCTGGACGCCTCAGGACGATCTCTATTCGTTGGGCGTCCTGCTCTTCCATCTGGTGACGGGTCGCTATCCCGTGGAGGCGACCTCTCCCGAAGAACTCCTCGCCCGACACGCCGACGGCGATCGCATGGGCCTTGATTCGTGCCGAACGTCGATCTCACCCGCTCTCGTCGAGGTCGTCGAGGCCTGTCTGGACGCGCCGACTCCGACGCCCGCGCAAAGGACCACGGCGGATGCGATCGTCGGTGCCCTGCGCGCACTCGACGCGGAACCGAACGGCGAGGACCCACCCGAGGCCGACGGAGCTCCTGGCACACCGAGCCGTCGTCCGCCCGTCCTCGCCCTGCTCGCCATCGTCGTGCTCGCCGTATCGCTGGGTACGGTGCTGATCGTGGGCAACGACGACCGTCCTGCTCCGTCCGGTGCGGACCTGAGAGCGAACGCGTCGCCGTACGTCGTCCGCTACGACTTCGACGATGCCCTCGACCCCCTCGACCACCCCGATTTCGAGGTCGCCGGCTTCGATCCGTCGATCTGGGATCCCGATGCCTTCCCCGGTCAGCTCACGCTCTACACGCACCAGGGCGACACCTGGAACGAGGAGCGCAGCGGCATGACCGCGCGCAACATCGTGAGCATCGCCGCGCCGGGCGACTCGTTCGTCGTCACCACGCGGTTGCTCCACTTCTGGCCCCGGCACAACTGGCAACAGGCCGGCCTCATGATCATGGCCGACCAGCGCAACTATGTACGGCTCGGGATGGTGTCGTCGGGGCGCTTCGTCGACGGCGATCGCCGACAGGAACAACGCCTGCAGACGGTCTTCGAACGCGACGACGAGGTGCTCGACACCGCGTCGTACCATCTGTGGCTGACCACCGATGCGGACGGCGTGGAGCGCCAGCACCGCTTCGCCGACGACGGACCCGTCCCGCAGACGTGGTTGCGGATCGTCCGCCGCGGCGATCACTGGACGGTGATGTTCAGCGACAACGGCATCAACTACCGCACGTTGAAGGAACGCGAGTTCCCGCTGCACACCCCGCGCATCGCCCTGTACGCGCTGCACGGAATCGGCGAGGGACGCACGCTGAACCTCACGTGGGATCCGATCCCGGCGCGGTTCGACTTCCTCGACGTACGCGGCGTGCCGCGCAAGGCGTCGACGGCGGCCACGAGCAGTCGCGACTAG
- a CDS encoding YiiX/YebB-like N1pC/P60 family cysteine hydrolase yields MKDERKRPGKPRQVAMVLASAIAVAALTTSASGCADGYHPREGDLVFHESKSAQSRLIQKATNSRYSHVGIVHIEDGEPFVLEAIATVQSTPLDEWIERGVDGHIVVMRLKPEALPSGGVAAERVHRAAEPMIGVEYDWWFQWSNDRMYCSELVWKILRDGLGIEVGSRQSLGAFELDDPEIAAEIEKRFGGEPHFDEPIVSPVAMLESELLIEVYRN; encoded by the coding sequence ATGAAAGACGAGCGCAAGCGCCCGGGCAAGCCCCGGCAAGTGGCGATGGTCCTGGCGTCAGCGATTGCAGTCGCCGCGCTTACGACCAGTGCATCCGGTTGCGCCGACGGCTACCATCCCCGAGAAGGAGATCTCGTCTTCCACGAGTCGAAGTCGGCGCAGAGTCGGCTCATCCAGAAGGCGACGAACAGTCGCTACAGCCACGTGGGGATCGTACACATCGAAGACGGTGAGCCCTTCGTGCTCGAGGCCATTGCGACCGTGCAGTCGACTCCGCTGGACGAGTGGATCGAACGTGGTGTCGACGGCCATATCGTGGTCATGCGCTTGAAACCCGAAGCCCTTCCGTCAGGCGGAGTCGCCGCGGAGCGCGTGCATCGCGCGGCGGAGCCGATGATCGGAGTCGAGTACGATTGGTGGTTCCAGTGGTCGAACGATCGCATGTACTGCTCGGAACTCGTATGGAAGATTCTTCGCGATGGGCTCGGAATCGAGGTCGGATCCAGGCAGTCCTTGGGGGCCTTCGAGCTCGACGATCCGGAGATCGCGGCGGAGATCGAGAAGCGATTCGGGGGCGAACCACACTTCGACGAGCCGATCGTGTCTCCTGTGGCGATGCTCGAGTCGGAACTGCTCATCGAGGTCTACCGAAATTGA